Proteins encoded in a region of the Pseudomonas sp. PDNC002 genome:
- a CDS encoding response regulator transcription factor gives MSSVLVVDDHPMIQLAVRSLLEREGHRVVGTADNGIEALAKLKELKPDLVVLDIRIPKLGGLEVIRRITGSGLNTKVLVLSSLPTAVMTTRCMSAGASSFICKKSGLQDLLHGVKSVLEGYSYFPVHADSIEEETSLSRTPDGKALESLTDQELMVLQYLVAGYSPTEIAEQMLLSNKTISTYKCRIQKKLRAESLVQLQMFAKRNFLI, from the coding sequence GTGAGTAGTGTTCTTGTTGTCGACGATCATCCCATGATCCAGTTGGCGGTTCGTTCCCTCCTGGAAAGGGAAGGGCATAGGGTCGTAGGGACGGCGGACAACGGTATCGAGGCGCTTGCCAAACTCAAGGAGTTGAAACCTGACCTCGTCGTCTTGGACATCCGGATTCCCAAGCTGGGGGGGTTGGAGGTAATCCGGCGCATAACAGGCTCCGGTCTTAATACCAAAGTGTTGGTGTTGAGCAGCTTACCAACGGCCGTTATGACAACGCGCTGCATGAGCGCCGGGGCTTCATCGTTCATCTGCAAGAAGAGTGGTCTGCAGGATTTGCTACATGGCGTGAAGTCCGTACTCGAGGGATACAGCTATTTCCCCGTTCATGCTGATTCAATTGAAGAAGAAACTTCCCTTAGTCGGACACCGGACGGCAAGGCGCTGGAGAGTCTTACTGATCAGGAGTTGATGGTTCTACAATACCTCGTTGCTGGATATTCTCCGACGGAAATTGCCGAGCAGATGTTGCTCAGCAACAAGACTATCAGCACCTACAAATGCCGGATCCAGAAAAAACTTCGCGCAGAGTCACTTGTGCAACTGCAAATGTTCGCAAAGCGTAATTTCCTGATCTGA
- a CDS encoding transporter substrate-binding domain-containing protein: MNPLPRSGETSLSVKLQNGDWHWLRNKRVLVVGVTSPDYPPIDITAGGTELEGATADYLGLLANALNVRVVVRSYPNRELALGALAAKEIDLLSRSTGYESNRSGIVLSKAYFPNQPAIVGPEATQLDTDHRLAGMRVAMVDDYMAHDVIQQQYPDAYITYFESVRRAVEAVHLGQADFFIGDAFTSQYVISQEYLYNLKILQFADVPAGGFSFAVAADNPTLLDIVNRVIRVIPDDVHSGIRQRWSSGGANSLTNRGLQLTRQEQSWLERNPTPRVVVDETLAPLTFFDSSGNFRGISADLLDLIEARTGLEFDVRRAPSLSAMIKQMKAGEANAIAALTPTPEREQWLYFSRPYLVSPFAMVTGKQSTAPRDLDDMKGKRLGIRRGSMLVDYVRVRYPEVRIVELDDGGDDLGMIVRDELDASLRPLLSATFMISRYYPQLRVVTTLDHDPGQFGFAVSRADPELLSILDKALQTISPEDVANIVTRWSASIESPDSVWDGYRQQLLRMFWGGVFILLLVLTWNWRLIAKVRSRAVSERGLIDRLEFKRAMIDGMPNPISVRDRSGRLLTCNRNYLEHTGMSIAEAKGTRVVDNNWLSPPDAEKLHQEYLELMGLGQGMAADRIWMVHGDKREVYLWATPYRNSRGEVRGLICGWIDVTERERLHHELQLAKEQAEEANRAKSTFLATMSHEIRTPMNAIIGMLELALVGNTCGSCQDSNPIHVAYDSAKTLLLLIGDILDLAKIEAGRLSLAPDRANLRELVESVARVFDGLARQKGLQLKLDIELDGIGDLLIDPLRFKQILSNLISNAIKFTDKGCVRVLVQGERLAGVRVMTRICVDDTGIGMSDADRIQACEPFVQAAQEAGQAPRGGTGLGLTICRKLVEMMGGSLRIESQLGQGTKVRVQLVLSLLEPMELGPVPIDHANHVQDSLKILVVDDHDANRQLLSRQLEHLGHEVAVAENGRDALGLWCAGGFDVVITDCYMPDMKGHELAGRIRVIEKERKMAPCTILGLTANAQADEVQRCREAGMDDCLFKPIGLEALRLRLEQLNVVSVTKSETSTFDMDAFRAMAGDDPALVHDLLKRLHTANSRDLALLDSLLKGGNFSELAEVSHRIRGAACLVGAKELEDSCKALEIACKSGTAIHGAQESMQRVHDAMEALQVQLWNAIE, from the coding sequence ATGAACCCATTGCCAAGGAGTGGGGAAACATCGCTAAGTGTGAAATTACAGAATGGCGATTGGCATTGGCTGCGCAACAAGCGTGTGCTGGTGGTTGGGGTTACATCCCCTGACTATCCGCCCATAGACATTACCGCCGGCGGTACGGAGTTGGAGGGTGCCACCGCTGATTATCTGGGGCTCTTGGCCAATGCCTTGAACGTGCGTGTTGTAGTTCGCAGCTATCCCAATCGTGAGCTTGCCCTGGGAGCACTGGCTGCGAAGGAGATCGACCTGCTCAGCCGGTCGACCGGTTATGAGAGTAATCGTAGCGGGATCGTGCTTTCCAAGGCTTATTTCCCGAACCAGCCGGCAATTGTCGGACCGGAAGCAACGCAACTGGACACGGATCACCGCCTTGCTGGTATGCGCGTCGCGATGGTCGATGACTACATGGCGCACGACGTCATCCAACAGCAATATCCTGATGCGTACATCACCTACTTCGAATCTGTGCGGCGTGCGGTTGAGGCGGTGCATCTGGGGCAGGCCGATTTTTTTATAGGCGATGCCTTCACCTCACAATACGTCATCAGTCAGGAGTACCTCTACAACCTGAAGATTCTGCAGTTCGCCGATGTTCCTGCCGGCGGATTTAGCTTTGCCGTGGCGGCTGATAATCCGACGCTCCTGGACATAGTCAACCGGGTAATCCGGGTGATACCCGACGATGTTCACTCTGGAATCAGGCAGCGCTGGAGCTCCGGTGGTGCCAATTCGCTCACTAATCGCGGTCTGCAACTTACACGGCAGGAGCAATCCTGGCTGGAACGCAATCCGACGCCACGTGTAGTGGTGGACGAGACCCTTGCTCCGTTGACTTTCTTCGATTCGTCGGGGAATTTCCGTGGCATTTCTGCCGACTTGCTTGATCTCATCGAGGCCCGAACCGGCTTGGAATTCGACGTGCGCCGGGCCCCTTCGCTATCGGCCATGATCAAGCAGATGAAGGCTGGCGAAGCTAATGCTATTGCCGCGTTGACCCCGACTCCCGAGCGCGAGCAATGGTTGTATTTTTCTCGGCCATACCTGGTCAGTCCTTTCGCCATGGTGACCGGCAAGCAGAGCACTGCGCCGCGGGACCTGGATGACATGAAAGGCAAGCGCCTGGGGATCAGGCGCGGCAGCATGCTGGTGGACTACGTCAGGGTGCGTTATCCCGAAGTCAGGATTGTCGAACTGGACGATGGCGGTGACGATCTTGGCATGATCGTACGGGACGAGCTAGATGCCAGCCTTCGTCCGCTGCTTTCCGCCACCTTCATGATTTCCCGGTATTACCCGCAACTGCGAGTCGTCACTACGCTCGACCATGATCCCGGTCAGTTTGGCTTCGCCGTATCGCGCGCCGACCCGGAGTTGTTGAGCATCCTGGACAAGGCATTGCAGACCATTTCGCCAGAAGACGTAGCCAACATAGTTACCCGTTGGTCCGCCAGTATCGAATCCCCTGATAGTGTCTGGGATGGATATCGTCAGCAGCTCCTGCGAATGTTCTGGGGAGGTGTATTCATTCTTCTCCTGGTGCTGACATGGAACTGGCGGCTGATAGCCAAGGTGCGTAGCAGGGCCGTCTCCGAGCGAGGCCTCATTGATCGCCTGGAGTTCAAGCGCGCGATGATCGATGGGATGCCCAATCCGATTTCCGTGCGAGACAGGTCTGGCCGGCTCCTCACCTGCAATCGCAATTACCTGGAACATACAGGCATGTCCATTGCCGAGGCTAAAGGGACGCGAGTCGTCGACAACAACTGGCTATCGCCTCCGGATGCGGAGAAGTTACATCAGGAGTATCTGGAACTCATGGGTCTGGGGCAGGGCATGGCTGCTGATCGGATCTGGATGGTCCACGGCGATAAACGCGAGGTGTATCTCTGGGCCACTCCGTACCGAAACAGCAGAGGCGAGGTGCGTGGGCTGATCTGTGGTTGGATCGACGTCACCGAGCGTGAGCGCCTGCACCATGAATTGCAGCTGGCGAAGGAGCAGGCCGAGGAGGCAAACCGAGCCAAGAGCACTTTCCTTGCAACTATGAGTCACGAAATTCGGACGCCAATGAATGCCATCATCGGAATGCTGGAGTTGGCGCTGGTTGGTAACACCTGTGGTAGTTGCCAAGATAGCAACCCCATTCACGTTGCGTACGACTCGGCCAAAACCCTCCTGCTCCTGATCGGCGACATCCTTGATCTGGCGAAAATCGAAGCCGGCCGCCTATCGCTGGCACCGGATCGCGCCAATCTTCGTGAGTTGGTGGAATCGGTCGCCAGGGTGTTCGACGGACTGGCTCGGCAAAAGGGATTGCAGCTCAAACTTGATATTGAGTTGGATGGTATCGGCGATCTGCTGATCGATCCGCTTCGGTTCAAGCAGATCCTCTCCAACCTCATCAGTAATGCAATCAAGTTTACCGACAAAGGCTGTGTGCGGGTTCTGGTCCAGGGTGAGCGACTGGCTGGTGTGCGAGTGATGACACGAATCTGTGTCGACGACACAGGGATAGGCATGTCGGATGCGGACCGGATACAGGCATGTGAACCATTCGTGCAGGCGGCGCAGGAAGCTGGCCAAGCCCCGCGAGGAGGGACGGGCCTGGGATTGACCATTTGCCGCAAGCTGGTTGAGATGATGGGTGGCTCCCTGCGTATAGAAAGCCAGCTTGGGCAGGGCACGAAAGTGCGGGTACAACTGGTGCTCAGCCTGCTCGAACCGATGGAGTTGGGCCCCGTACCGATTGATCACGCAAATCACGTGCAGGATTCATTGAAAATACTGGTAGTGGATGATCATGATGCGAATCGACAACTGCTCTCCCGCCAGCTCGAACACCTAGGTCATGAGGTGGCCGTGGCGGAGAATGGCAGGGATGCGCTGGGACTCTGGTGTGCTGGCGGTTTTGATGTGGTCATCACGGATTGCTACATGCCGGACATGAAGGGGCACGAACTGGCTGGCAGGATTCGGGTAATCGAGAAGGAACGGAAAATGGCCCCGTGCACCATCCTCGGCCTCACTGCCAATGCCCAGGCCGATGAGGTGCAGCGCTGCCGCGAAGCGGGAATGGACGACTGTCTATTTAAGCCGATTGGTCTGGAGGCGCTGCGCCTGCGCCTTGAGCAACTGAATGTGGTTTCGGTTACCAAGTCGGAGACAAGTACCTTCGACATGGATGCGTTCCGTGCCATGGCGGGCGACGACCCGGCGCTGGTGCACGATCTTCTGAAACGCCTGCACACCGCAAACAGCCGAGATCTTGCACTTCTCGACTCATTGCTGAAGGGAGGGAACTTCTCTGAGCTGGCTGAAGTCTCGCACCGCATTCGCGGCGCGGCCTGTCTGGTTGGTGCGAAAGAACTCGAGGATTCTTGCAAGGCTCTGGAAATCGCGTGCAAGAGCGGGACCGCGATTCATGGTGCCCAAGAGTCGATGCAACGAGTTCATGACGCGATGGAAGCCCTGCAGGTGCAACTTTGGAATGCCATTGAATAA
- a CDS encoding ATP-binding protein yields the protein MSTIMIVDEHPIARHALRLLLESEGHIIVAEASNGTEALEIARRLRPNLLLLELSIPGLGGLELIQRLARQASEVRVLVVTGQSSEYFSARSHEAGAFGFISKQTDLKQVGMAVKALLNGHTYFPRDTVLAVPHVQADKVDDNPLKALSARELTVLQMLAKGMTNNVIGERLLLSEKTISTYKTRVMHKLRAGSMLELFDIARRYGLVETTAFSDDSPRSPLLDEAHQRELDLMHEIIDALPHALSVRDLEGRMITCNSSYLQQHSLKLEEVVGRRMYETPEWPEEHARYIHDRLVAEMLKGQPYSVDVVLKIRGEDRVLRHWGKPYRDSAGNLLGLICGNVDVTDRDGVLLDLRDSSTRLEVAIQAKERFMEWVTDEMTAPLNNIAAMLDLASGPLELAKKAEAIAIAQSATQGMQNLLEDFRSYLRLEAGKHALTPELLDVKVLTQRLVNEFQPSAQARGLSLQLDTVGSFQTSAWLDPHAFTRITQALLSNALRFTDRGGVTVELHCIGLGQGLVKVELIVRDTGIGIPEEDQGRMFEAFSQRLDDLRIRRGGSGIGLALCKRLVERMNGQIELLSNPGEGTCVCAKLILPAVK from the coding sequence ATGAGCACGATCATGATCGTAGACGAGCATCCGATTGCCAGACATGCACTGCGTCTGCTACTGGAATCGGAAGGGCACATTATCGTCGCCGAAGCGAGCAACGGCACCGAGGCATTGGAAATCGCCCGACGGCTTCGGCCGAATTTGCTCCTGCTTGAGCTATCGATTCCCGGACTGGGTGGTCTGGAACTCATTCAACGTCTGGCCAGACAAGCCTCGGAAGTGCGGGTCTTGGTAGTTACCGGGCAAAGTAGCGAGTATTTTTCCGCTCGCAGTCACGAAGCCGGAGCCTTCGGCTTCATCAGCAAGCAGACTGACTTGAAACAGGTTGGCATGGCGGTCAAGGCACTGCTGAACGGGCACACTTACTTTCCGCGCGATACCGTCCTCGCGGTGCCTCATGTGCAGGCCGACAAGGTCGACGACAACCCTTTGAAAGCTCTGTCTGCCCGCGAGTTGACGGTGCTGCAGATGCTCGCAAAGGGGATGACCAATAACGTTATTGGCGAGCGCCTGCTGCTGAGTGAGAAGACTATCAGCACCTACAAGACTCGGGTGATGCACAAGCTGCGGGCGGGCTCGATGCTGGAACTGTTTGATATCGCAAGACGCTATGGCCTAGTGGAAACTACTGCATTCAGCGACGATTCCCCGCGATCGCCGTTGCTGGACGAGGCGCACCAGCGGGAGCTGGACCTGATGCACGAAATCATCGATGCGCTTCCACACGCACTGAGCGTGCGCGATCTCGAGGGACGCATGATTACCTGCAACAGCAGTTATCTACAGCAGCATTCGCTCAAGCTCGAAGAGGTCGTCGGTCGGCGTATGTATGAAACCCCGGAGTGGCCGGAGGAACATGCCCGCTATATACATGACCGGCTGGTAGCCGAGATGCTCAAGGGGCAGCCTTACTCTGTGGACGTCGTGCTGAAGATCCGGGGTGAAGATAGGGTGCTTCGACACTGGGGCAAGCCGTACAGGGACAGCGCGGGCAACCTGCTTGGCCTGATCTGCGGCAACGTGGATGTCACTGACCGGGATGGCGTGCTGCTCGACCTGAGGGACAGCAGCACACGTCTGGAGGTGGCAATCCAGGCTAAGGAGCGTTTCATGGAGTGGGTGACCGATGAGATGACTGCTCCGCTTAACAATATTGCCGCCATGCTCGATCTCGCTAGCGGTCCGCTGGAGCTGGCGAAGAAAGCCGAGGCTATTGCCATCGCACAGTCCGCGACGCAGGGAATGCAGAATCTGCTCGAAGATTTTCGGAGTTATCTGCGCCTGGAAGCGGGCAAGCACGCTCTTACGCCGGAGCTACTGGACGTCAAGGTGTTAACCCAGAGACTCGTGAATGAATTCCAGCCATCCGCTCAGGCGCGAGGGCTGAGTCTGCAACTCGACACGGTCGGTAGCTTTCAGACTAGCGCCTGGCTCGACCCCCATGCGTTTACACGTATTACCCAGGCCCTGCTGAGCAATGCACTGAGGTTCACAGACCGGGGTGGAGTTACGGTAGAACTCCACTGCATCGGACTTGGCCAAGGGCTGGTAAAGGTTGAGTTGATAGTGCGTGATACCGGCATTGGCATTCCAGAAGAGGACCAGGGACGCATGTTCGAAGCATTCAGTCAGCGGCTGGACGACCTGCGTATTCGGCGCGGTGGCAGTGGAATTGGTTTGGCCCTCTGCAAGCGCCTAGTAGAGCGAATGAATGGCCAGATTGAATTGCTCAGTAATCCGGGAGAGGGTACGTGTGTCTGTGCAAAACTGATTTTGCCAGCAGTGAAGTAG
- a CDS encoding response regulator, with the protein MFGFSARILVLCTHPGRLLIYSAILNYLGFFRMTLCSEFSEAQRACSQQRSSFDLFLLDDLTPDIDYLLKLEAMSRARAFENVVLVSNVVDYERYRLFEWAWEKHVGLLDVIAKPLSITRLRKALDGLLLAPGTLH; encoded by the coding sequence ATGTTCGGCTTTTCTGCAAGGATTCTGGTGCTATGTACACATCCAGGTCGTTTACTCATCTACAGCGCAATATTAAATTACTTGGGATTTTTTAGGATGACGCTGTGTTCGGAATTTTCCGAAGCTCAGCGGGCCTGTTCGCAACAACGGTCATCATTTGATTTGTTTCTTCTTGATGACCTCACTCCCGATATTGACTATCTCCTAAAACTCGAGGCGATGAGTAGGGCAAGGGCTTTCGAAAACGTAGTGTTAGTTAGTAACGTCGTTGATTATGAGCGCTATCGCCTTTTCGAGTGGGCGTGGGAAAAACATGTCGGATTGCTTGATGTTATCGCAAAGCCGCTTTCCATTACGCGACTACGCAAAGCGCTGGATGGACTTCTGCTTGCCCCAGGCACCTTGCATTAA